The bacterium genome includes the window CAAACCCGACTACTGCAAGCTCTGTAAAGAATGCTGCTGATAGTGCCGTCTCTTCTGCGAAAGATGCAATTACTGATTGAGGTGAATCATGCCTAACTGGTGTTTCAATACTCTGGAAGTAACTGGGCCTGCTGATAAAATCAAGGCTTTTGCCCAAAAGGCAAAGGGTCACACTTCAAGTTATAATTCTTTTCATGGAGAAAACTGGGAGACTTTGGATGATGTTAGGATTGCTGCGATTGCATCTAATCTGCCAGAGCCAGGTGAAGTTTCGGACCTTTCTTTCCATGCTTTGTGTCCTGTTCCTGACCTTATTCGTCGCCTTGGCTTTGATAATGGTGTAGCAAAGAAAACCGCAGAAGCCTTGGGTGTTGAGTACCCTGGTTGTGGAGGTTACAGTTGGCAGGTTGATAATTGGGGAACAAAGTGGGAGCCTGACGTTTCTTACGCGGACGTGCATACGAATTACATTCAGTATGAATTTCATACTGCTTGGTCCCCACCAATCGCTATCATTGAACATCTGACAAAAGAGTGGCCGGATCTCTCCTTTGAGATTAGTTATCGAGAAGAGGGCATGGGTTATGAGGGAAGAGCCATCTATAGTAATGGTGAGTGCTTGGACCAGTGGGAAGGTGAAATTGAATATGAGGAGAGTGAAGAATGAATGAACCAACCTTTGAAGAATTTATCAATCGAAAGATTGAAGAAGAGCCTCATTTGGCAGAGCAGAATCGCGCCCTTTTAGATATGTACAATAAGGGTCTTATCGAAGTTACTTACAATAGCGACATTGATGACTTTGATATTCAAGCCAGTGCTATGGGAAAGACTTGGTTTTACTCTAGTATTGCAGAATCATTTGTAGCCGCAGAAGCATAGGTGTGAACATGTACGTGATTGACATTTGGAACTCTAAAACTCAAACTAATGTTGGACCCTCTTGGTTTACAGGAAGTGATCTAACTATTAAAGAGGCTATGGAAAAGGCTAGAGAGTGGGTTGCAAAGACTTCTAATCCAGAAGATTATCACGTTATGTACCACATTGTTGGTTGCCTTTAATCCGTAGGAGATAAAAATGCGAAAGATGATTGATTCCCTTCTTGATCACGCAAAAGTTATGAACGCAGTAAGAGAAGTAACTCTTTTGCCCGAAGATGTGGATGGTATTCCTGCACGTCCAGCTTGTTTCTTTTATCATCGAACAAAGCGTTACAATGTAACGATTGCTTATCGACGGCAGGGAGATAACTCGGTTGTTTATGGTGCTGCTTTCTGCCGACCAGAGGATCAGTTTAGTAAGCGGCGTGGTCGAGAGATTGCACTTGGACGCATGGAAACATACGATCATGTTATCCGCAATCCCGGTGGTGCTCGCTGGGAGGTTCACGAGTCTATTCTAGACCGCCTTACTCGGCAGCACTTCATCCCTTATGTTCCAGAGAATTTTCGACCTTAGATTTTTTCTGAAAAAAAGGTAGACGGGAAGTAATATCCCGGCTATATAGAATGGCAGATAAGCACCCGTAGCTCAGTTGGATAGAGCAACGGCCTTCTAAGCCGTGGGTCGTAGGTTCGAGCCCTACCGGGTGCGCCATTTTACTCTTTAACATTCAGACACGCTCACACACAGGTCATTCAAATGAGAATCTTTGCAGATGAAAGTAGGCCAAACATTACCAGTATGTTTGAGGAGTTGAATGAACTTCATTTTAACTCCGAGATTCCTACCATTCCTGTTGTGTGGAACAGCAGAATGACTACGACTGCTGGTTACTGTCGCTATCGTAGTAGGGGAGGAAACCTTACTCCTTATAAGATTGATTTGAGCCTTAGACTTTTTGAATCTAATGGTTTTCCAATCGAAGAAGTTAAGGCTACTCTTATTCACGAAATGGTTCATGCTTACCTTGTACACAAGTACAATGAGCGCGGACACGGACCTATGTTTCAGCGCGAAATGACTCGCATCACTGGTGTTAGAAAGAATCATCGTTGTCATAATTACGATACTTCTGCTGTTGCTCGAAAGGTAAAGTACACAGCAACCTGCCTTAAGTGCGGGTACACATACGGATACAAGCGTAGGCCAAAGTATTCCTCTTACATTCATAGGGTGTGTGGAGGAGAAATGGTTATCCAGGCTGGCGACTCTACTTCCGATAGAAAGAGTTCGGTTAAAATCTTTTAAGTTTCTGCCCGATACAATAAACTAGGAG containing:
- a CDS encoding M48 family peptidase, which encodes MRIFADESRPNITSMFEELNELHFNSEIPTIPVVWNSRMTTTAGYCRYRSRGGNLTPYKIDLSLRLFESNGFPIEEVKATLIHEMVHAYLVHKYNERGHGPMFQREMTRITGVRKNHRCHNYDTSAVARKVKYTATCLKCGYTYGYKRRPKYSSYIHRVCGGEMVIQAGDSTSDRKSSVKIF